One segment of Erigeron canadensis isolate Cc75 chromosome 2, C_canadensis_v1, whole genome shotgun sequence DNA contains the following:
- the LOC122589592 gene encoding probable LRR receptor-like serine/threonine-protein kinase At1g74360 — MSAQKCIFILFFVLVAGKEAIGDLLLDLDKEVLLGLRSFLEKGNTMNQKYFNEWDPQSSSPCTWPGISCSANRVTGINLSNRSIVGNVFTNFSALTMLTYLDLSTNNIAGTLPADLGNCQNLKVLNLSHNLINGELNLNGLQSLEVLDLSVNRLSRNISMSFPAICNSLVVANLSANNFSGEIGPSINECSKLEYVDFSNNFLTGNLWFGFHKFKEFAVCENQLNDTLPTWLFPENCSLEKLDLSENALTGEVPNQISNCKNLTILNLWGNYFFGRIPGELGLITNLQQIFLGNNTFDDEIPDSLQNLKKLEFLDLSKNYFGGEIQSIFGRLTQVKTLLLHSNIYTGGLLSSGILSLPNVSSLDLSYNNLSGELPVEFSQMANLKYLFLANNQFSGSIPSEFGNMQGLQALDLSNNQLTGPIPPTLGQLSSLLWLMISNNSIAGELPQELGNCSSLLWLNLQDNQLTGPIPPELINVGKNATPTFLVNRDDNLIAVSGECSTLRRWIPGDYHPFSFVYTLLTMKKCRSLWDSILKGYGVFPVCLPESNIRVQEISGFIQLSGNRLSGEIPPAIGKMSGYSMLHLGRNEFSGTLPDEIGTMTLVVLNVSQNKFSGQVPTQLGNLKCLRNLDLSYNNFSGVFPTSLNNLTDLSSFNVSYNPFISGYIPETGQLATFEIWSFLGDPLLRLPSFITNSTNSSLSTSDERSTQQKWGALFVFIFLLLAFFVCGMMTILICKATKTTAGQPQHLLREIKMGNGYDDSSPWLSDAAKVIHLDKTAFTHADILNATGNFSNDRIVGRGGYGTVYRGVLPDGRVVAVKKKLREGLEGEKEFKAEMEVLSGNGFGWPHPNLVTLYGWCLDGSEKLLVYEYMEGGTLEDLIHDRVGFPWRRRIKVAIDIAHALVFLHHECHPPIVHRDVKASNVLLDKKGTARVTDFGLARVVDVGGSHVSTMVAGTIGYVAPEYGQTWKATTKGDVYSYGVLVMELATGRRAVEGGEYLVEWSRRVMGWRSMTPVSLLASGLAEGASEMRELLRLAVRCTADAPQSRPDMKEVLDKLVQISVRSKGH; from the exons ATGTCAGCACAAAAATGTATATTCATCTTGTTCTTCGTTTTAGTCGCAG GAAAAGAAGCTATTGGAGACTTGCTGCTAGATTTAGACAAGGAGGTACTCCTTGGCcttagatcatttcttgagaaagGGAATACGATGAATCAAAAATACTTCAACGAATGGGACCCACAATCTTCATCACCATGCACGTGGCCCGGAATATCTTGCTCTGCCAACCGAGTCACTGGAATAAACCTCTCAAATCGTAGCATAGTTGGAAACGTGTTCACCAACTTCTCGGCCTTAACCATGCTTACCTACCTTGACTTGTCAACAAATAACATTGCGGGCACCCTTCCTGCTGACTTGGGCAACTGTCAAAACCTCAAAGTGTTGAATCTATCACATAACTTGATTAATGGCGAGCTTAACTTAAACGGGCTACAAAGTTTGGAAGTTCTGGATTTATCTGTCAACAGACTCTCTCGGAACATTTCCATGAGTTTTCCAGCGATTTGCAATAGCTTGGTGGTTGCTAATCTCTCTGCAAACAATTTCTCAGGTGAAATTGGACCATCTATCAATGAGTGTTCAAAGTTGGAGTATGTCGACTTCAGCAACAACTTTTTGACTGGAAACTTGTGGTTTGGTTTTCATAAGTTTAAGGAGTTTGCAGTGTGTGAAAACCAGTTAAACGACACACTACCAACATGGCTTTTCCCCGAGAATTGTAGTTTAGAGAAACTCGACCTGTCTGAAAATGCTCTCACAGGTGAAGTCCCTAACCAGATTTCAAATTGCAAGAATTTAACAATCTTGAACCTTTGGGGAAACTATTTTTTTGGGAGAATTCCTGGAGAGCTTGGACTGATAACAAATCTTCAACAGATTTTCTTAGGAAACAATACGTTTGATGATGAAATCCCGGATTCTTTACAAAATTTGAAGAAGTTAGAGTTCTTGGATCTAAGCAAAAACTATTTTGGAGGTGAAATACAGAGTATTTTTGGCCGTCTCACACAAGTGAAAACGCTTCTTCTTCATTCAAATATCTACACCGGCGGGTTATTGTCATCTGGAATACTTAGCCTGCCAAATGTTTCAAGTCTAGACTTGAGCTACAACAATCTGTCTGGTGAATTGCCAGTCGAATTTTCTCAAATGGCAAATCTGAAGTACTTATTTCTAGCAAACAACCAATTCTCTGGAAGCATACCTTCAGAATTCGGAAATATGCAAGGACTACAAGCTCTTGATCTCTCTAATAACCAACTAACCGGACCAATCCCTCCTACTTTAGGACAATTATCATCTCTCTTATGGTTAATGATCAGTAACAATTCAATAGCGGGTGAATTGCCACAAGAGTTGGGTAACTGTAGCAGCTTGTTGTGGCTAAATCTTCAAGACAACCAACTTACTGGTCCAATTCCACCCGAGTTGATCAACGTAGGGAAGAACGCGACTCCAACTTTTTTAGTCAACAGAGATGATAATCTTATTGCAGTTTCTGGAGAGTGCTCAACATTGCGAAGatggatacctggagattaccACCCATTTAGTTTTGTGTATACACTTCTTACCATGAAGAAGTGTAGGAGTTTATGGGACAGTATACTAAAAGGATATGGTGTATTTCCGGTTTGCCTCCCCGAGTCCAACATTCGAGTACAAGAGATTTCAGGATTTATTCAACTCAGTGGAAATAGGTTATCAGGGGAGATACCGCCGGCTATTGGGAAAATGAGTGGCTACAGCATGTTGCACTTGGGAAGAAATGAATTTTCAG GTACACTTCCTGATGAAATTGGGACTATGACACTCGTGGTGCTAAATGTTTCTCAGAACAAGTTCTCGGGTCAGGTTCCTACTCAGCTTGGAAATCTGAAGTGTTTGAGGAACCTTGATTTATCATACAACAATTTTTCTGGTGTATTTCCAACAAGCTTGAATAACTTGACAGATTTGAGCAGCTTCAATGTATCCTACAATCCGTTTATATCTGGCTACATTCCAGAAACAGGACAACTAGCCACTTTCGAGATATGGTCATTCTTGGGTGACCCTTTGTTACGTTTGCCTTCTTTCATCACCAATTCAACAAATAGTTCATTATCGACAAGTGATGAGAGATCAACACAACAAAAGTGGGGTGCACTTTTTGTTTTCATCTTTCTATTGCTAGCATTCTTTGTGTGTGGAATGATGACTATCCTAATTTGCAAGGCAACCAAGACAACCGCAGGCCAACCACAACATCTTCTGAGGGAAATAAAGATGGGAAATGGATATGATGACTCTTCGCCATGGTTATCAGACGCAGCAAAGGTAATTCACTTAGATAAGACTGCGTTCACTCATGCAGATATTTTAAATGCCACGGGGAACTTTTCAAATGATAGAATTGTAGGCAGGGGTGGTTATGGAACGGTTTACAGGGGTGTATTGCCAGACGGGAGGGTAGTTGCGGTCAAAAAGAAGCTAAGAGAAGGTTTAGAGGGAGAAAAAGAGTTTAAAGCCGAAATGGAAGTACTATCTGGAAATGGCTTCGGATGGCCTCACCCGAACCTAGTTACACTTTATGGGTGGTGCTTAGATGGATCAGAAAAACTTCTTGTTTATGAGTACATGGAGGGTGGTACCTTGGAAGATCTAATTCATGATCGGGTCGGGTTCCCATGGAGACGAAGAATTAAAGTTGCAATCGACATAGCTCATGCTTTGGTGTTCTTACACCATGAGTGTCATCCTCCAATTGTTCATCGAGACGTAAAAGCTAGCAATGTGTTACTAGACAAAAAAGGGACAGCTCGTGTGACAGATTTTGGTTTGGCCCGTGTTGTTGATGTTGGTGGGAGCCACGTTAGCACAATGGTGGCGGGGACAATTGGATATGTGGCACCAGAGTATGGTCAAACATGGAAAGCTACCACCAAAGGTGATGTCTATAGCTACGGTGTGTTAGTGATGGAGCTAGCAACAGGGAGGCGGGCGGTGGAAGGAGGAGAGTATTTGGTGGAATGGTCAAGAAGGGTGATGGGGTGGCGGTCCATGACTCCCGTGTCCCTCTTGGCATCAGGATTAGCAGAGGGGGCATCAGAAATGCGTGAGTTGTTGCGGCTGGCAGTAAGGTGCACTGCTGATGCACCTCAATCCCGACCGGATATGAAGGAGGTGCTAGATAAACTGGTTCAAATTTCAGTTAGGTCCAAGGGACATTAG
- the LOC122587480 gene encoding uncharacterized protein LOC122587480, whose product MWGFGSNAMADTSGPKNESTRPAQTSSDCSDDEISLNNSRNEGLECPICWESFNIVENVPYVLWCGHTLCKNCVLGLQWAVVKLPTLPIQLPFFISCPWCNLLSFRLVYKGNLRFPRKNYFLLWMVESLNGDRVNSHPSSQVDHVTVPAWSWTRGLVTNQASHTNNLVGSRVREPNRHDDSHATHVNDERQQSSIRKSLIFIVHLTAKFPLVFIFLLIVIYVIPASAVILALYILVTVLFALPSFLVLYFAYPSLDWLVREIIT is encoded by the coding sequence ATGTGGGGCTTTGGTTCGAATGCCATGGCTGACACCTCTGGACCAAAAAATGAATCTACAAGACCTGCTCAAACTTCTTCAGACTGCTCTGATGACGAGATTTCCTTAAATAACAGCAGAAATGAAGGTTTAGAGTGCCCCATTTGCTGGGAATCTTTCAACATAGTTGAGAACGTGCCTTACGTATTATGGTGTGGCCACACACTCTGTAAAAACTGTGTCCTTGGGCTACAATGGGCTGTTGTGAAATTGCCTACTCTTCCAATTCAACTCCCTTTTTTCATATCATGCCCCTGGTGCAACCTGTTATCATTCCGGCTCGTTTATAAAGGGAATTTGAGGTTTCCAAGAAAGAATTACTTTCTTCTTTGGATGGTTGAGAGCTTAAATGGTGATAGAGTCAACTCTCATCCGTCTTCCCAAGTTGATCATGTAACTGTGCCTGCTTGGTCTTGGACACGAGGTCTGGTCACTAATCAGGCTAGTCatactaataatctggtgggaTCTCGTGTTCGTGAGCCTAACCGGCATGATGATTCTCATGCCACCCATGTCAATGATGAGAGACAACAATCATCGATCCGTAAGTCGTTAATCTTTATTGTTCACTTGACGGCAAAGTTCCCGTTGGTCTTTATATTTCTACTTATTGTCATATATGTGATACCTGCAAGTGCAGTCATCTTAGCTTTGTATATACTTGTCACAGTACTCTTTGCTCTTCCATCGTTTCTTGTACTTTATTTTGCGTACCCGAGTCTTGATTGGTTGGTAAGAGAAATCATTACTTGA
- the LOC122589593 gene encoding flavin-containing monooxygenase FMO GS-OX-like 9: protein MVSARNPPRYVCVIGAGPSGLVAARELKKEGHNVVVLEQNHDVGGQWLYDPKVEGEHPLGKGATSSGLNVHSSIYESLRLTSPREIMGFTDFPFLIKKGRDTRRFPGHKELLLYLKDFCEWFCLREMIRFNTKVVYVGMLDYDGIGKDFKWIVKSKVKDSDKVISEMFDAVVVATGHYSHPRLPSIKGMDAWKRKQMHSHLYRVPEPFRNQVVVVVGNSLSGQDISMELVNVAKEIHLSAKSLNVSEGLSKVISKHDNLHLHPSIECLHEDGRVVFVDGSWLSANTIIYCTGYSYSFPFLDTKGAVAVDDDRVGPLFEHTFPPNLAPSLSFIGIPRKIIGFPFFESQAKWIAQLLSGKRSLPSKEDMLKSIQEFYQSREAAGIPKHYTHDIAEFEYCDKYGDYVGFPHLEDWRKDLCISALVNSDVNLETYRDSYDDEELLRVAHQSPHFTQLEAKDCSSL from the exons atggtTTCAGCAAGGAATCCTCCGAGGTACGTGTGTGTTATTGGTGCTGGCCCATCTGGGTTGGTAGCCGCCAGAGAGCTTAAGAAAGAGGGTCACAATGTGGTGGTGTTGGAACAGAATCATGATGTTGGAGGCCAATGGCTCTATGACCCGAAAGTTGAAGGTGAACATCCTTTAGGAAAAGGTGCTACTAGCTCGGGATTAAACGTTCATAGTAGTATCTATGAGTCTTTAAGGCTGACATCGCCTAGAGAGATAATGGGGTTCACTGATTTCCCTTTCTTGATTAAGAAAGGCAGAGATACAAGGAGATTTCCGGGTCATAAAGAGCTTCTATTGTACCTAAAAGATTTTTGTGAGTGGTTTTGTCTAAGAGAAATGATTAGGTTCAATACCAAAGTAGTTTATGTTGGGATGTTGGATTATGATGGAATTGGAAAAGATTTTAAATGGATTGTTAAGAGCAAAGTTAAAGATTCTGATAAGGTGATCTCAGAGATGTTTGATGCCGTGGTTGTAGCTACCGGACATTATTCTCATCCTAGATTGCCTTCTATCAAAG GAATGGATGCATGGAAAAGAAAGCAAATGCATAGCCACCTTTACAGAGTCCCCGAGCCATTTCGCAACCAG gtggtagtggtggtggggAATTCACTGAGTGGGCAAGATATATCTATGGAACTTGTGAATGTAGCAAAGGAGATCCATCTTAGTGCCAAATCACTTAATGTTTCAGAAGGTCTATCAAAAGTGATCTCCAAACATGATAATCTACATCTTCATCCGAGT ATAGAATGTCTACACGAAGATGGACGAGTTGTATTTGTTGACGGATCATGGCTCAGTGCAAACACAATCATATATTGCACAGg GTATTCATATTCATTCCCATTTCTTGACACTAAAGGAGCAGTAGCTGTTGATGATGACAGAGTGGGACCATTATTTGAACATACTTTTCCTCCAAACCTTGCCCCATCTCTCTCCTTTATAGGTATTCCTAGAaag ATTATAGGGTTCCCTTTCTTTGAATCACAAGCAAAATGGATAGCCCAGTTGCTGTCTGGCAAGAGAAGTTTGCCATCAAAAGAAGATATGCTGAAATCTATCCAAGAGTTTTATCAGTCTAGGGAAGCTGCTGGCATTCCTAAGCACTATACTCATGATATAGCCGAATTCGAG TATTGTGATAAGTATGGAGATTATGTTGGATTCCCTCACCTAGAAGACTGGAGGAAAGATCTTTGTATTTCGGCTCTGGTCAATTCCGATGTGAACTTGGAGACTTACCGAGATTCCTATGATGATGAAGAACTGCTTCGAGTGGCTCATCAAAGCCCTCATTTTACTCAACTTGAAGCCAAAGATTGTTCTTCCCTGTGA